A region from the Halosolutus gelatinilyticus genome encodes:
- a CDS encoding inositol monophosphatase family protein: protein MSDSDAQRRADVAVRAAAAGADVAADSFRTGIDVELKGSKTDVVTQADRDAQTAVIERIRSAFPEEPIVGEEEDALKEVPETGPAWIVDPIDGTNNFVDGIRAFGTAVAAVEDGEPIAGGAVFPALGDTYRVGPEGIFRNDESVSVSEATDPETCTVCPTAWWDLNERDRYAALVRSIVTRFDDMRRFGCAQLELMLLASGAFDGVVTDVRMNPWDSVAGVRAVREAGGTVTDLDGDRWRHDSRGLVASNGGIHDELLAAVHEIDSNNSTNRSGNRNH, encoded by the coding sequence ATGAGCGACTCCGATGCGCAGCGACGAGCGGACGTCGCGGTTCGGGCGGCCGCCGCGGGAGCGGACGTCGCCGCCGACAGCTTTCGAACCGGGATCGACGTCGAACTCAAGGGCAGCAAGACGGACGTGGTGACGCAGGCCGATCGGGACGCCCAGACCGCGGTCATCGAGCGGATCCGATCGGCGTTCCCGGAGGAGCCGATCGTCGGCGAGGAGGAGGATGCGCTGAAGGAGGTTCCGGAGACGGGGCCGGCCTGGATCGTCGACCCGATCGACGGGACGAACAACTTCGTCGACGGCATCCGCGCGTTCGGGACGGCCGTGGCCGCCGTCGAGGACGGCGAACCGATCGCCGGGGGCGCGGTCTTTCCGGCGCTCGGCGATACGTATCGCGTCGGTCCCGAAGGGATCTTTCGCAACGACGAGTCGGTGTCGGTCAGCGAGGCGACCGATCCCGAGACCTGCACCGTCTGTCCGACCGCGTGGTGGGACCTGAACGAGCGCGATCGGTACGCCGCACTCGTCCGATCGATCGTCACGCGGTTCGACGACATGCGCCGGTTCGGCTGCGCGCAACTCGAACTGATGCTGCTCGCCTCGGGGGCGTTCGACGGCGTCGTCACGGACGTGCGGATGAACCCGTGGGACAGCGTCGCCGGCGTCCGCGCGGTCCGCGAGGCGGGCGGGACCGTCACGGACCTCGACGGCGATCGGTGGCGCCACGACAGTCGGGGGCTGGTCGCGTCGAACGGGGGAATTCACGACGAATTGCTGGCGGCCGTCCACGAGATCGACTCGAATAACTCGACTAACCGGTCGGGAAACCGGAACCATTAG
- a CDS encoding universal stress protein, whose amino-acid sequence MGDRILVPIDGGSLAAEALAYAFRTFPDASVVALHVIDPQAGINRIVAGETFEGWYEDANRETDALFEDAQRIAAEHDREMETVRELGDTARTIVSFADETDADGVVIGSHGREGAARFLLGSVAEHVVRRSPVPVTVVR is encoded by the coding sequence ATGGGCGATCGAATCCTCGTTCCGATCGACGGCGGGTCGTTGGCGGCCGAGGCGCTCGCGTACGCCTTCAGGACGTTCCCCGACGCGTCGGTCGTCGCGCTCCACGTGATCGACCCACAGGCGGGGATAAACCGAATCGTCGCCGGCGAGACCTTCGAGGGGTGGTACGAGGACGCGAACCGGGAGACCGACGCGCTGTTCGAAGACGCACAGCGGATCGCCGCCGAACACGATCGCGAGATGGAAACGGTCCGCGAACTCGGCGATACCGCTCGAACCATCGTCTCCTTCGCGGACGAAACCGACGCGGACGGCGTCGTGATTGGTAGCCACGGGCGGGAGGGTGCCGCCCGGTTCTTGCTCGGGAGCGTCGCAGAACACGTGGTTCGGCGGTCGCCGGTTCCGGTGACCGTCGTCAGATGA
- a CDS encoding DUF309 domain-containing protein, with translation MDDHTRDPTVPAPAGDPTGWLPTEDRWEHGTLRRAVIHGVRLFNSGEYHESHDCFEDEWYNYGRGSLESMFCHGMVQVAAGAYKHVDFEDDGGMRSLFRTALQYFRGVPRDYYGVDLLDVRTTISNAIDEPTRIEGWLIPLDGDRPTARPIDYEYAESLDA, from the coding sequence ATGGACGACCACACCCGCGACCCGACGGTCCCGGCGCCGGCGGGGGATCCGACCGGCTGGCTCCCGACCGAGGACCGGTGGGAGCACGGGACGCTCCGGCGGGCGGTGATCCACGGCGTTCGGCTCTTCAACTCGGGCGAGTACCACGAGTCCCACGACTGCTTCGAAGACGAGTGGTACAACTACGGCCGCGGCTCCCTCGAGAGCATGTTCTGCCACGGGATGGTGCAGGTCGCCGCGGGCGCGTACAAGCACGTCGACTTCGAGGACGACGGCGGGATGCGATCGCTCTTCCGAACCGCGTTGCAGTACTTCCGCGGCGTTCCCCGCGACTACTACGGCGTCGACCTCCTCGACGTCCGGACGACGATCTCGAACGCGATCGACGAGCCGACGCGGATCGAGGGCTGGCTGATTCCGCTCGACGGGGATCGGCCGACCGCCCGGCCGATCGACTACGAGTACGCCGAGTCGCTCGACGCGTGA